The proteins below come from a single Mucilaginibacter mali genomic window:
- a CDS encoding serine acetyltransferase, producing MGFFTYLFQDWRANRGNPKGKLVMLMFRLVQYVNQYTVLKIIFIPYLIWYRFFVEWCLCIELPRKLTIGKGLILYHGQALVVNFKTVIGDNCVLRNSVTIGHKKLADGSMSAAPRIGNNVDIGANVCIIGDITIGDNVVIGAGSVVVKDIPSNCVMVGNPARPLPNPSREGEGL from the coding sequence ATGGGCTTTTTTACTTACTTGTTCCAGGACTGGCGCGCTAACCGGGGTAACCCCAAAGGCAAACTGGTGATGCTGATGTTTCGCCTGGTGCAGTATGTAAACCAGTATACGGTGTTAAAGATCATCTTTATCCCTTACCTCATCTGGTACCGTTTTTTTGTAGAATGGTGCCTGTGTATTGAGTTACCGCGCAAACTAACCATAGGCAAAGGGCTGATATTGTATCACGGCCAGGCGCTGGTGGTGAACTTTAAAACCGTAATTGGCGATAATTGCGTGCTGCGTAATTCGGTAACCATTGGCCACAAAAAACTGGCTGACGGCAGCATGAGCGCCGCGCCGCGCATTGGTAACAATGTAGATATTGGGGCTAATGTGTGTATCATCGGCGATATTACTATTGGCGATAACGTGGTGATAGGCGCCGGGAGCGTGGTGGTGAAGGACATACCATCTAACTGTGTGATGGTGGGGAACCCGGCGAGACCCCTCCCCAACCCCTCCCGGGAAGGAGAGGGGCTTTAA
- a CDS encoding class I SAM-dependent methyltransferase — protein sequence MQNLTDRNFWKAFWESKKDLIFPIKPDYYFGEIMGKLIAEKGVKNAIELGGFPGYYSTYLKKYQKLDTTLFDYYIDEDIINRLLERNGLKPGDIHIIESDLFNYKVEQPYDMVCSFGLIEHFSDTKDIISRHLQFLKPGGVLFITLPNFKGVNGWVQRNFDRSNYDKHFIESMDLPRLSAICKELGLKEVESFYHGKFSVWLENRAEQNAVVKGLVKTIWLAGKVFTKAVPVETKVFSPYIVLKAIK from the coding sequence ATGCAAAACTTAACAGACCGTAATTTTTGGAAGGCTTTTTGGGAATCGAAAAAAGACCTGATATTCCCTATTAAGCCCGATTACTATTTCGGGGAGATAATGGGCAAGCTGATAGCCGAAAAAGGCGTAAAGAACGCTATTGAACTGGGCGGCTTCCCCGGTTATTATTCCACCTATCTTAAGAAATACCAAAAGCTGGACACTACGCTGTTCGATTATTATATCGACGAGGATATTATTAACCGCTTGCTGGAGCGCAATGGATTGAAACCCGGCGATATCCACATTATCGAATCGGACCTGTTTAATTACAAAGTAGAGCAGCCTTACGATATGGTTTGCTCATTCGGTTTGATAGAACATTTTAGCGATACGAAGGATATCATCAGCCGCCACCTGCAATTTTTAAAACCCGGCGGGGTGCTGTTCATCACCCTACCAAACTTTAAAGGCGTTAACGGTTGGGTGCAGCGCAATTTCGATCGCAGCAATTACGATAAGCACTTTATTGAAAGTATGGATCTGCCGCGCCTTTCTGCCATCTGTAAAGAGTTAGGCCTGAAAGAGGTAGAATCATTCTATCACGGTAAGTTCTCAGTATGGCTGGAGAACCGTGCCGAGCAGAATGCTGTAGTGAAAGGGCTGGTAAAAACCATATGGCTGGCCGGAAAAGTATTCACAAAAGCGGTACCTGTTGAAACAAAGGTGTTTTCGCCATATATTGTATTGAAAGCAATTAAGTAA
- a CDS encoding S41 family peptidase — MRKLYPYLCALLLPAFVHAQSKDVYFTSNPTLTPDGKTVIFSYEGDLWKADIGTTVATRITGMQGEESNPHVSPDGQWLAFSSNQYGNNDVYVMPLAGGDIKQLTWHDASDEVDSWSWDSKTIYFTSGRYNGFSEYKVGRDGGTPVRLFGNYFNTIHGVVEHPKTGELFFSDTWESYRFPQRKHYKGSYNPDIASYNPKTKAYKQYTDWIGKDFWTTVDQKGNIYFVSDEANGEYNLYTFTNGKKTALTSFPTSIKRPNVSANGEKVVFEKGYQLFVYDVASKQTQKLNFTIFRNNVLPKEQEFEVTGRIEAMDLSVDGKKMAFVSRGELFVSDADGKFIRQVQRGNSERVTEVKWLPDNRSLIYCRTVGGYPNLFTIAADGTGTEKQLTTDKGSDRLMTTNKNHTQAVYLSGRNEVRLVDLKTLESKTIVKDELWGFQNSQPGFSPNGEYVIYTAIRNFEQDIFVYKISNGKITNLTNSGVTENEPVWSPDGKYIFFASSLTQPQYPYGSRDAHIYRISLQKYDDYYRLNKFNDLFTEVKKDSTPVQKKLADLKLDDKKPSVQPTPKPPADITIDTEDIMKRLERISPAFGQQRSVDVIQKGEKTFVYYASNHAEGRSAIYRTTIEPFENNKTEKVMGADFGGFDLVKTADKYYMLANGAVYKLNIDMNKVDKIDMNYHFDRNLAGEFAQMFDESWAGLDENYYDGNFHGANWAKIHDDYKAYVPYLNNRADLRLLLNDMLGELNSSHQGFNSGGTEERPYLRYRTMETGVVFDNEDPYKVASILKMSNADRKGVDIQAGDRLKAVNGVKVDEKTDRNFYFTKPSLDAELELSFDRGGKTVNVKVHPEASGQFRNDLYDDWIDQNKKEVEQKSKNRIAYVYMKDMTGPSLDKFMTDMVDYAYSKDALILDLRYNTGGNVHDGVLQFLSQRPYLQWQYRGGAKTQQPNFGPSAKPIILLVNEQTLSDGEMTATGFKALKLGKIIGTETYRWIIFTSAKGLVDGSSYRVPAWGCFTLDGQDIEKNGVTPDINIKTGFTDRLNNNDPQLDKAISEIMGVLK; from the coding sequence ATGCGAAAATTATACCCGTACCTGTGCGCTTTGCTGCTCCCGGCATTTGTACATGCGCAAAGTAAAGATGTATACTTTACATCAAACCCAACCTTAACCCCCGATGGCAAAACCGTTATCTTCAGTTACGAAGGCGACCTTTGGAAAGCCGACATCGGCACCACAGTAGCTACCCGCATTACCGGCATGCAAGGCGAAGAAAGTAACCCGCACGTATCGCCCGATGGGCAATGGCTGGCCTTCAGCTCTAACCAGTACGGCAATAACGATGTATACGTTATGCCTTTGGCTGGCGGCGATATCAAACAGCTAACCTGGCACGATGCCAGCGACGAGGTAGACTCGTGGAGCTGGGATTCAAAGACCATATATTTCACTTCGGGCCGGTACAACGGTTTTTCTGAATATAAAGTAGGCCGCGATGGCGGCACGCCGGTACGTTTGTTCGGTAACTATTTCAATACCATACATGGTGTGGTCGAGCATCCCAAGACCGGCGAGCTCTTCTTCAGCGATACCTGGGAAAGCTACCGTTTCCCGCAGCGTAAGCATTACAAAGGTTCGTACAACCCGGATATCGCATCGTATAACCCTAAAACCAAAGCCTACAAGCAATATACCGATTGGATAGGTAAAGATTTTTGGACAACTGTTGACCAAAAAGGCAATATCTATTTTGTATCAGACGAAGCAAACGGCGAGTATAACCTGTATACCTTCACTAACGGAAAAAAAACAGCATTGACCAGTTTCCCAACCTCTATCAAGCGCCCTAACGTTAGCGCCAACGGCGAAAAGGTGGTTTTTGAAAAAGGCTACCAGCTATTTGTTTACGATGTGGCCAGCAAACAAACACAGAAACTAAACTTCACCATTTTCCGCAATAATGTATTGCCTAAGGAGCAGGAATTTGAGGTTACCGGTCGCATTGAAGCGATGGATCTCTCTGTTGATGGTAAAAAGATGGCCTTTGTATCGCGCGGCGAACTGTTTGTAAGCGATGCCGATGGCAAATTTATCCGCCAGGTACAGCGCGGCAACAGCGAACGTGTTACCGAGGTGAAGTGGTTACCCGATAACCGCAGTTTAATTTACTGCCGCACGGTTGGTGGCTACCCTAACCTGTTTACCATTGCAGCCGATGGCACCGGTACCGAAAAGCAGCTGACAACCGATAAAGGCAGCGACCGCCTGATGACCACCAATAAAAACCATACGCAAGCCGTTTACCTGAGCGGCCGTAACGAGGTGCGGTTGGTCGACCTGAAAACGCTGGAAAGCAAAACCATTGTGAAGGACGAACTTTGGGGCTTCCAAAACTCGCAGCCGGGCTTCTCGCCTAATGGCGAGTATGTAATATATACAGCCATCCGCAATTTTGAGCAGGATATTTTTGTGTATAAGATCAGCAACGGCAAGATCACTAACCTTACCAACAGCGGCGTTACCGAGAACGAGCCGGTATGGTCGCCGGATGGTAAGTATATCTTCTTTGCCTCATCGTTAACACAGCCGCAATATCCATACGGATCGCGCGATGCGCATATTTACCGCATTTCGCTGCAAAAGTATGATGACTATTATCGTTTGAATAAATTTAACGACCTGTTTACTGAAGTAAAGAAGGACAGCACCCCGGTACAGAAAAAACTGGCCGACCTGAAGCTGGATGATAAAAAGCCATCGGTGCAACCAACACCAAAACCACCTGCCGATATTACCATCGATACCGAAGATATTATGAAGCGTTTGGAGCGCATTAGTCCAGCGTTTGGCCAGCAGCGCTCGGTTGATGTGATACAGAAGGGCGAGAAAACTTTTGTGTACTACGCATCAAACCATGCCGAAGGTCGCAGCGCTATCTATCGTACCACCATCGAGCCTTTCGAGAATAACAAGACCGAGAAGGTAATGGGTGCTGATTTTGGCGGCTTCGATCTGGTGAAAACTGCCGATAAATACTATATGCTGGCCAATGGCGCGGTTTATAAGCTAAACATCGACATGAATAAGGTTGATAAAATAGATATGAACTATCATTTCGACCGCAACCTGGCCGGTGAGTTCGCACAGATGTTTGACGAAAGCTGGGCCGGTTTGGATGAGAATTATTACGACGGCAATTTCCACGGCGCTAACTGGGCCAAGATCCACGATGATTACAAAGCCTACGTACCATACCTGAACAACCGCGCCGACCTGCGCCTGCTGCTGAACGACATGCTGGGCGAGCTGAACTCATCGCACCAGGGCTTCAACTCGGGTGGTACCGAGGAACGCCCTTATCTGCGTTACCGCACTATGGAGACCGGCGTTGTGTTCGATAACGAAGACCCTTACAAAGTGGCATCGATATTAAAGATGAGCAATGCCGACAGGAAAGGTGTAGACATACAAGCCGGTGACCGCCTGAAAGCGGTGAACGGCGTTAAGGTTGACGAAAAGACCGACCGTAACTTCTACTTCACCAAACCATCATTGGATGCCGAACTGGAATTAAGCTTTGATCGTGGCGGCAAGACTGTGAACGTAAAAGTGCACCCTGAAGCATCGGGCCAGTTCAGGAACGATCTGTATGACGACTGGATAGACCAGAACAAAAAAGAGGTAGAGCAGAAAAGCAAGAACCGCATCGCCTATGTGTACATGAAGGATATGACCGGCCCATCGCTGGATAAGTTTATGACCGACATGGTGGATTACGCTTACAGCAAAGACGCATTGATATTAGACCTGCGTTACAACACCGGCGGTAACGTGCACGATGGTGTGCTGCAATTCCTGTCGCAGCGCCCATACCTGCAATGGCAATACCGCGGCGGTGCTAAAACGCAGCAGCCAAATTTTGGGCCTTCGGCAAAACCGATCATCCTGCTGGTGAACGAGCAAACCCTGAGCGACGGAGAGATGACCGCTACCGGCTTTAAAGCTTTAAAACTGGGCAAGATCATCGGCACCGAAACCTACCGCTGGATCATCTTTACCAGCGCCAAAGGTTTGGTTGATGGCTCCAGCTACCGCGTACCGGCCTGGGGTTGTTTCACGCTGGATGGACAGGATATCGAAAAGAACGGTGTAACCCCGGATATCAATATCAAAACCGGCTTTACCGACCGCCTGAACAATAACGACCCGCAGTTGGATAAAGCCATCAGCGAGATTATGGGAGTTTTGAAGTAA
- a CDS encoding peptidylprolyl isomerase: MSKAIIKTAKGDMTVEFYDQDAPNTVANFKKLAKEGFYDGVTFHRVIPDFVIQGGCPFSKDAATAYRAGSGGPGYHIDCELTGGNQYHDRGVLSMAHAGRNTGGSQFFICHSRNNTAHLDRNHTCFGKVIENVDLVDDIRQGDKILGIEVIEG; this comes from the coding sequence ATGAGTAAAGCAATAATTAAAACCGCCAAAGGCGATATGACCGTAGAGTTTTACGATCAGGACGCGCCGAACACCGTAGCCAACTTTAAAAAATTAGCTAAAGAAGGTTTTTACGATGGTGTTACCTTTCACCGTGTTATCCCTGATTTTGTGATACAAGGCGGTTGCCCATTCTCTAAAGATGCAGCTACCGCTTACCGCGCAGGTTCGGGTGGCCCGGGTTACCACATTGATTGTGAGCTGACCGGCGGTAACCAATATCACGATCGCGGTGTGCTTTCTATGGCGCATGCCGGCCGTAATACCGGTGGTTCGCAGTTTTTTATTTGCCACAGCCGTAACAACACCGCTCACTTAGACCGTAACCACACCTGCTTTGGTAAAGTGATCGAAAATGTTGATCTGGTTGACGATATCCGCCAGGGCGATAAAATTTTAGGTATCGAAGTAATTGAAGGATAG
- a CDS encoding DUF5606 family protein, translated as MNLQGIVAVSGKPGLWKALTQNKTGFVLESLDEKRTKMVANISTAKLAALDEITIFGDDEDIRLKDVFERMKTAGAAPDAKADGNKLRTFFREVAPGHDEEKVYASDMKKIVSWFGILKDMPLFNEADPAEASATEEAAPVVVEETTAVEDNVEEKTTAKKKAAAKKPAK; from the coding sequence ATGAATTTACAAGGAATAGTAGCGGTATCGGGCAAACCGGGTTTATGGAAGGCGCTTACGCAAAACAAAACCGGTTTTGTTTTGGAAAGCCTTGACGAGAAGCGCACCAAAATGGTAGCCAATATATCTACCGCTAAACTGGCAGCGCTTGATGAGATCACCATTTTTGGCGACGACGAAGATATCCGCCTGAAAGATGTTTTTGAACGCATGAAAACCGCTGGCGCTGCGCCGGATGCCAAAGCCGATGGCAATAAACTGCGTACCTTTTTCCGCGAAGTAGCACCAGGCCACGACGAAGAGAAAGTTTACGCTTCAGATATGAAGAAGATCGTTAGCTGGTTTGGCATTTTAAAAGATATGCCACTATTTAACGAAGCTGACCCGGCTGAAGCATCTGCTACTGAAGAGGCTGCTCCGGTTGTTGTTGAAGAAACAACCGCGGTTGAAGATAATGTAGAAGAAAAAACTACGGCTAAAAAGAAGGCTGCGGCCAAAAAGCCGGCTAAGTAA
- a CDS encoding cation diffusion facilitator family transporter, whose protein sequence is MSHDHSHGHGHHHHDHAPKLDHLNAAFIWGIVLNSAFVIIEAVMGFVSHSLSLLTDAGHNLSDVASLALALLAFKLAKVKSNKNYTYGYKRSTIIVSFFNALILFVAVGFIAYEAVMRFIHPEVIAGGTIAWVAFVGIGINGFTAWLFVKDKDTDLNVKGAYLHMAVDAIVSLGVVISGLIIYFTKWYWMDSAVSLIIVVVIIGGTWSLLKHSLRLEMDGVPAEIELSKIKAELLKAPGVVDVHHMHVWALSTTETALTAHIVVKQDELSTFDKIKHDLRHRLLHMEITHCTFEPELVTEKCEQVECA, encoded by the coding sequence ATGTCTCACGATCATTCACATGGCCATGGCCACCATCATCACGATCATGCCCCCAAGCTTGATCACCTGAACGCGGCTTTTATTTGGGGTATCGTTCTAAATTCGGCCTTTGTTATTATCGAAGCGGTGATGGGTTTTGTAAGCCATTCGCTTTCCCTGCTTACCGATGCGGGCCATAACCTGAGCGATGTGGCCAGTCTTGCCCTGGCTTTGCTGGCCTTTAAACTGGCCAAGGTAAAATCTAATAAGAATTATACTTACGGTTATAAGCGCTCTACCATTATCGTGTCGTTTTTCAACGCGCTGATATTATTTGTGGCGGTAGGCTTTATCGCTTACGAGGCCGTGATGCGCTTCATCCATCCCGAGGTGATTGCCGGTGGCACCATTGCCTGGGTAGCCTTTGTGGGTATTGGTATTAATGGTTTTACCGCCTGGCTGTTTGTAAAAGATAAGGATACCGACCTGAACGTAAAAGGCGCCTACCTGCACATGGCGGTTGACGCTATTGTATCATTGGGGGTGGTGATATCGGGCCTGATCATTTACTTTACCAAGTGGTACTGGATGGATAGCGCCGTGAGTTTGATCATTGTTGTGGTCATCATCGGCGGCACATGGAGCCTTTTGAAACACAGCCTGCGCCTGGAAATGGATGGTGTGCCTGCCGAAATTGAACTGTCAAAAATAAAGGCCGAATTACTGAAGGCCCCCGGCGTAGTAGATGTACACCACATGCATGTTTGGGCGCTCAGTACCACCGAAACGGCTTTAACAGCACACATTGTAGTTAAACAGGATGAGTTAAGCACTTTTGATAAAATTAAGCACGATCTGCGCCACCGCCTGCTGCATATGGAAATTACGCATTGCACCTTTGAACCGGAGCTTGTTACAGAGAAGTGTGAGCAGGTGGAGTGCGCTTAA
- the rlmH gene encoding 23S rRNA (pseudouridine(1915)-N(3))-methyltransferase RlmH yields MKITLLSIGKTEDAYIKEGIDKYLKRLKHYTKLELVDLPELKNTKALTQDQQKSKEAELLLKKITNTDHVILLDEKGMELSSSQFAAYIDKKNISSTASIVFVIGGPYGFDTSVYQRANDKLSLSRMTFSHQMVRLFFVEQLYRAHTIIKGEPYHHE; encoded by the coding sequence ATGAAGATCACCTTACTCAGCATTGGTAAAACCGAGGACGCTTATATTAAAGAGGGTATTGATAAATACCTGAAGCGACTGAAGCATTATACCAAACTGGAACTGGTTGATCTGCCCGAACTGAAAAACACCAAAGCTTTAACCCAGGATCAACAAAAAAGCAAGGAAGCCGAACTGCTGTTGAAGAAGATAACCAACACCGACCACGTGATCCTGCTTGATGAAAAGGGCATGGAATTGTCATCAAGTCAGTTTGCAGCCTATATCGATAAGAAAAACATTTCCTCCACGGCCAGTATAGTTTTTGTGATCGGTGGTCCATATGGGTTCGACACTTCGGTTTACCAGCGCGCCAACGATAAACTATCCCTCTCGCGAATGACCTTCAGCCATCAAATGGTGCGCCTGTTTTTTGTGGAGCAGTTGTACAGGGCGCATACTATTATTAAAGGAGAGCCTTATCATCATGAATAG
- a CDS encoding MutS-related protein gives MNDKVITGYQLRVEEAQQQIDKYSKLINTYSFMRLGIFALLAAAIWLSVKAVGFGLLVALFIILLFAFAWLVSRQSFFEEQRQYFINLKKVNENEIASMTTRGNIYDDGSRFTDDKHPYTSDLDIFGRASLYQLANRAATYPGREILANWLSSPSQKQTILNRQEAVKELAAKPTWKLDLQARLLFANSANAGQLDALFHYLKLPLHLPGESWLRPYIKIAPYLLLAAIIGGQFFPIVNLLAILVAIFNMGILVSKGSYMAKSGFVADKIGEVLNHYANVFKRVEAEQWQSAGCKALAKQLLAGGTSKKIAQLSRLINKLSYSLIMIVGFILNVFFLWALKQIIAIEDWKRENKDGIGEAFQIIGEMEALLSLSGLHHNYPEWTFPAIADGNGYTIKAKTLAHPLINNAIRVANDFELEDAFKIDIITGSNMAGKSTFLRTVGINAVLGLCGAPVCADSMELSVIRIVTYMRIKDSLNESTSTFKAELDRLQMLLAAVEQEEKVYFLIDEMLRGTNSVDKYLGSKAVIKQLILKNGVGQVATHDLQIARLEDEYPDYVRNYYFDIQVVDGEMLFDYKIKHGECKTFNASLLLQRIGIDVEAS, from the coding sequence ATGAACGATAAAGTAATAACGGGCTACCAACTACGCGTTGAAGAGGCGCAACAGCAGATAGATAAATACAGTAAACTCATCAACACCTACTCGTTTATGCGGCTGGGGATCTTCGCATTGCTGGCGGCGGCCATTTGGCTTTCGGTAAAAGCGGTGGGCTTTGGTTTGCTGGTAGCGCTGTTCATCATCCTGTTATTTGCCTTTGCATGGCTGGTATCGCGGCAAAGTTTCTTTGAAGAGCAGCGTCAATATTTCATCAACCTGAAAAAGGTTAACGAGAACGAGATAGCCAGTATGACCACCCGCGGCAATATCTATGATGACGGCAGTCGCTTTACCGACGATAAACACCCTTATACGTCCGACCTGGATATCTTCGGCAGGGCATCGCTATATCAACTAGCCAACCGCGCAGCCACCTATCCCGGCAGGGAAATATTGGCCAATTGGCTGTCGTCGCCATCGCAAAAGCAAACCATCCTAAACCGACAGGAAGCGGTAAAGGAACTGGCAGCAAAACCAACATGGAAACTTGACCTGCAGGCACGCCTCTTGTTTGCAAACAGTGCCAATGCCGGGCAGTTAGATGCCTTGTTTCATTATCTCAAACTCCCCCTGCATCTGCCGGGCGAAAGCTGGTTACGGCCATATATTAAAATAGCGCCATACCTGTTATTGGCAGCTATCATTGGCGGGCAATTTTTCCCTATCGTAAACCTGTTAGCTATCCTGGTAGCAATTTTCAATATGGGGATACTGGTATCAAAAGGCAGCTATATGGCCAAATCGGGCTTTGTAGCCGATAAGATTGGCGAGGTACTGAACCACTACGCCAATGTATTTAAACGTGTAGAAGCCGAACAATGGCAATCGGCAGGTTGCAAGGCGCTGGCTAAGCAGTTGTTAGCGGGCGGCACATCAAAAAAAATAGCGCAGCTTTCAAGGCTGATCAATAAGTTGAGTTATAGCCTCATTATGATCGTCGGTTTTATCCTGAACGTATTTTTTCTTTGGGCACTGAAGCAGATCATCGCTATTGAAGACTGGAAGCGCGAGAACAAGGATGGCATCGGCGAAGCTTTTCAAATTATAGGTGAGATGGAGGCTTTGTTAAGCCTGTCCGGATTACATCATAACTATCCAGAATGGACTTTCCCGGCAATTGCCGATGGCAATGGCTATACTATTAAAGCTAAAACGCTGGCCCATCCGCTTATTAATAACGCGATCCGCGTTGCTAACGATTTTGAACTGGAAGATGCCTTTAAAATAGATATCATCACCGGCAGCAATATGGCCGGCAAAAGCACCTTTTTGCGCACGGTGGGCATCAACGCGGTGCTGGGCCTTTGCGGCGCGCCGGTTTGTGCCGATAGTATGGAATTATCGGTTATCCGCATTGTTACCTATATGCGCATCAAAGATTCGCTGAACGAAAGCACCTCAACCTTTAAGGCCGAACTTGACCGCCTGCAAATGCTGCTGGCCGCGGTTGAGCAGGAAGAGAAAGTTTACTTCCTGATAGATGAAATGCTGCGGGGCACTAACTCGGTTGATAAGTACCTGGGATCTAAAGCAGTCATCAAACAACTTATCCTGAAAAACGGTGTCGGACAGGTAGCCACGCACGATCTGCAAATTGCCCGGCTGGAAGATGAATACCCGGATTATGTACGCAATTACTACTTCGATATACAGGTGGTGGATGGCGAAATGCTGTTTGATTATAAGATCAAACATGGCGAGTGCAAAACCTTTAACGCCTCGCTGCTGCTGCAAAGGATAGGGATAGACGTAGAGGCTTCTTAA
- a CDS encoding prephenate dehydrogenase, with product MNIGFIGLGDMGRLYAKAFAKAGYKVYGCDLPANREKLELELIPLGITIKDNGRDVSRISDLIIYSVEADSMEKVVAECAIATKAGAIVAGQTSVKHPEIAVFEKYLPDDAQIITFHAMHGPGFEPKGQKLILIPHRADKEAHGRMLDLFNAVGCDVVEITDYHEHDKIVADTQAVTHVGFESMGTAWKAAGFFPWENASYVGGIDNVKILTTLRIFGYKAHVYAGLAILNPYARQQVRQYAKSESELFKLMIKEEADEFRQRLYKARDFVFHESRKPIMLNDSVMREFSLADKEHQRKPNSHLSILSMVDAWYHLGVNPYDNLICQTPPFRLRLGIAEYLFKDDELLEESIETALYDKTIRGDDLEFHSAVREWSAIIGYGDMEGYKKHFNEVQAFFADRLEEGKTQSAELIRRLMA from the coding sequence ATGAATATCGGATTTATCGGACTGGGTGATATGGGCCGGCTGTATGCCAAAGCCTTTGCCAAAGCGGGGTATAAGGTATACGGATGCGACCTGCCTGCCAATCGTGAAAAGCTGGAACTGGAACTGATTCCGCTGGGGATCACCATAAAAGATAATGGCCGCGATGTATCCCGCATCAGCGACCTGATCATCTATTCGGTAGAGGCCGACAGCATGGAAAAAGTAGTGGCCGAATGCGCCATAGCTACCAAAGCCGGGGCTATTGTAGCCGGGCAAACATCGGTAAAACACCCAGAGATAGCTGTATTTGAAAAATACCTGCCGGATGACGCGCAGATCATCACCTTCCATGCTATGCACGGCCCGGGTTTTGAACCTAAAGGGCAAAAGCTGATCCTGATACCGCACCGCGCTGATAAGGAGGCCCATGGTCGCATGTTAGATCTATTTAACGCGGTTGGCTGCGATGTTGTTGAAATTACCGATTATCACGAACACGATAAAATTGTGGCCGATACCCAGGCCGTAACCCACGTAGGGTTTGAAAGTATGGGCACCGCCTGGAAAGCCGCCGGTTTTTTCCCCTGGGAAAATGCCAGCTATGTGGGTGGTATTGATAATGTAAAGATCTTAACTACACTGCGCATATTTGGCTACAAGGCCCACGTATACGCGGGTTTAGCCATTTTAAATCCTTACGCCCGCCAGCAGGTAAGGCAGTACGCCAAATCAGAATCAGAACTGTTTAAGCTGATGATAAAGGAGGAGGCAGACGAATTCAGGCAGCGATTGTATAAAGCCCGCGATTTCGTTTTTCATGAAAGCCGTAAGCCCATTATGTTGAATGATAGTGTAATGCGCGAGTTCTCGCTGGCGGATAAAGAACATCAGCGCAAACCCAATTCGCACCTGAGCATATTAAGCATGGTTGACGCCTGGTACCACCTTGGCGTTAACCCCTATGATAACCTGATCTGCCAGACCCCGCCCTTCCGCCTGCGTTTGGGTATTGCCGAGTATCTGTTTAAAGATGATGAACTGTTGGAAGAATCGATAGAAACCGCCCTGTACGATAAAACCATCCGTGGCGACGACCTGGAGTTTCACTCGGCCGTGAGGGAATGGTCGGCTATTATTGGTTACGGCGATATGGAAGGCTACAAAAAACACTTTAACGAAGTGCAGGCCTTTTTTGCCGACAGACTGGAAGAAGGCAAAACCCAAAGCGCCGAGCTGATCAGGCGATTAATGGCGTAA